A genome region from Engraulis encrasicolus isolate BLACKSEA-1 chromosome 6, IST_EnEncr_1.0, whole genome shotgun sequence includes the following:
- the diras1a gene encoding GTP-binding protein Di-Ras1a, translated as MPEQSNDYRVVVFGAGGVGKSSLVLRFVKGTFRDTYIPTVEDTYTQVISCDKSVCTLQITDTTGSHQFPAMQRLSISKGHAFILVYSITSKQSLEELKPIYQQVLAIKGNVESIPIMLVGNKIDEEPQREVATRDGEAQATAWKCAFMETSAKTNCNVKELFQELLNQDKKRNMSLNIDGKRSNKQKRTDKLKGKCTVM; from the exons ATGCCTGAGCAGAGTAATGACTATCGGGTGGTGGTGTTCGGGGCTGGCGGAGTAGGCAAGAGCTCGCTGGTGCTGCGCTTCGTCAAGGGCACCTTCCGCGACACCTACATCCCCACGGTGGAGGACACATACACCCAG GTGATAAGCTGTGACAAGAGCGTGTGCACGCTGCAGATCACGGACACCACGGGCAGCCACCAGTTTCCCGCCATGCAGCGGCTCTCCATCTCCAAGGGACACGCCTTCATCCTCGTCTACTCCATCACCAGCAAGCAGTCGCTGGAGGAACTCAAACCCATCTACCAGCAG GTGCTGGCCATCAAGGGCAACGTGGAGAGCATTCCCATCATGCTCGTAGGCAACAAGATCGACGAGGAGCCGCAGCGCGAGGTGGCGACGCGGGACGGCGAGGCACAGGCGACGGCCTGGAAGTGCGCCTTCATGGAGACCTCTGCCAAGACCAACTGCAACGTCAAGGAGCTCTTCCAGGAGCTGCTCAACCAGGACAAGAAGAGGAACATGAGTCTCAACATCGACGGCAAGCGCAGCAACAAGCAGAAGCGCACCGACAAGCTGAAGGGGAAATGCACAGTGATGTAG